A genome region from Sphingobium sp. CR2-8 includes the following:
- the queC gene encoding 7-cyano-7-deazaguanine synthase QueC: MVANNGKFAVVLLSGGLDSMVAGGLAREAGYRILALSIDYNQRHRVELRAAARVAEALNAIRHIVLPLDLTAFGGSALTADIAVPKGGVGDAIPVTYVPARNTIFLSLTLGLAEVAGASDIFIGVNALDYSGYPDCRPEFIDAFQKMATLATKAGVEGHPIRIQTPLQFMSKADIAREADRLGLDAGISWSCYDPTPDGKHCGLCDSCRLRSKGYQEAGLPDPTIYAAQP, translated from the coding sequence ATGGTTGCCAATAACGGAAAATTCGCCGTCGTGCTGCTGTCTGGCGGGCTCGACTCAATGGTTGCGGGCGGTCTGGCGCGCGAGGCCGGCTATCGCATCCTCGCTTTGTCGATTGACTATAATCAGCGGCATCGTGTCGAGCTGCGCGCCGCCGCGCGCGTCGCCGAAGCGCTCAACGCGATCCGGCACATCGTCCTGCCGCTGGACTTGACGGCCTTTGGCGGATCGGCCCTGACCGCCGACATCGCCGTGCCGAAGGGCGGGGTGGGCGATGCAATTCCGGTGACCTATGTCCCGGCGCGCAACACCATCTTCCTGTCCCTGACGCTGGGCCTGGCCGAAGTGGCGGGTGCGAGCGACATCTTCATCGGTGTCAACGCGCTCGATTATTCGGGCTATCCCGACTGTCGTCCCGAATTTATCGACGCCTTCCAGAAGATGGCCACGCTGGCGACGAAGGCGGGGGTGGAAGGCCATCCGATCCGTATCCAGACGCCGCTGCAATTTATGAGCAAGGCGGACATCGCGCGCGAAGCCGATCGGCTGGGGCTGGACGCGGGCATCAGTTGGTCCTGCTATGATCCGACGCCCGACGGCAAGCATTGCGGCCTGTGCGACAGTTGCCGCCTGCGGTCCAAGGGTTATCAGGAAGCAGGCCTGCCCGATCCCACCATCTACGCCGCGCAGCCCTGA
- a CDS encoding DUF3617 domain-containing protein has protein sequence MTVAGLRAFGALAIVTAMTGSAWAAANAPAPQALRGLETGEWELRGRGEGAETRKLCISDLRQLLQVQHGRTMCRSFIVSDDAHAVTVTYDCAAAGNGRTDLRVETNRLVQIRSQGIANGAPFSFSAEGRRIGECP, from the coding sequence ATGACGGTAGCGGGATTGCGTGCGTTCGGCGCACTGGCGATAGTGACGGCAATGACGGGTTCGGCCTGGGCGGCGGCAAATGCGCCCGCGCCGCAGGCCTTGCGCGGGTTGGAGACCGGCGAATGGGAGTTGCGTGGTCGCGGGGAAGGCGCCGAAACGCGCAAGCTCTGCATCAGCGACCTGCGCCAACTGTTGCAGGTCCAGCATGGTCGTACCATGTGCCGCAGCTTCATCGTCAGCGACGACGCGCATGCGGTCACGGTCACCTATGATTGCGCCGCAGCGGGCAATGGCCGCACCGACCTGCGCGTGGAGACCAACCGGCTGGTGCAGATCCGTTCGCAGGGCATAGCGAACGGCGCGCCCTTCTCTTTCTCGGCGGAAGGACGGCGCATTGGCGAATGCCCCTGA
- the hslO gene encoding Hsp33 family molecular chaperone HslO gives MSASAHIDQALGFTIPSRHARGRLVRLGPVLDQVLAAHAYPPAIERLLASALVLAALLGSTLKQANGQLTLQAQTENGVVSLLVADYKDGDVRGYAKFDADRLAEQGADPTLFGLFGKGYLAITFDQSVSGERYQGIVPLEGQSLAEAAEHYFFQSEQIPSIIQIATRHEKGAGCLAGGLLLQHLPEGEVGRERLHVRHDHPEWEHVQALAQTLKADELTDEALPLTDIVWRLFHEEEEVRATDPTPLAKGCRCDLDHIRDVIGRFPASERAEMADEKGIIGVDCAFCSRLFPLALDSFVAH, from the coding sequence ATGTCCGCCTCCGCCCATATCGATCAGGCCCTTGGCTTCACCATCCCCTCGCGCCATGCGCGCGGTCGCCTCGTGCGGCTGGGTCCGGTGCTGGATCAGGTGCTGGCCGCTCATGCCTATCCGCCTGCGATCGAGCGGTTGCTCGCCTCCGCGCTGGTGCTGGCGGCTCTGCTCGGCAGCACGCTCAAGCAGGCGAACGGTCAGCTGACCTTGCAGGCGCAGACGGAAAATGGCGTCGTCAGCCTGCTGGTCGCCGATTACAAGGATGGCGACGTGCGCGGGTACGCCAAATTCGATGCGGACCGCCTGGCCGAACAGGGCGCGGACCCGACCCTGTTCGGGCTGTTCGGCAAGGGCTATCTGGCGATCACCTTCGACCAGTCGGTGTCGGGCGAGCGGTATCAGGGCATCGTCCCGCTGGAAGGGCAATCGCTGGCCGAGGCGGCCGAACATTATTTCTTCCAGTCCGAACAGATCCCTAGCATCATCCAGATCGCGACCCGGCATGAGAAGGGCGCGGGTTGCCTTGCAGGCGGCCTTCTGCTCCAGCATCTGCCCGAAGGCGAAGTGGGGCGCGAGCGGCTGCATGTCCGGCACGACCATCCCGAATGGGAACATGTCCAAGCGCTGGCCCAGACATTGAAGGCGGACGAGCTGACCGACGAAGCGCTGCCGCTGACCGACATCGTGTGGCGGTTGTTCCATGAAGAGGAGGAGGTGCGGGCCACCGACCCCACGCCCCTGGCCAAGGGATGCCGATGCGACCTGGATCATATCCGCGACGTCATCGGGCGCTTCCCTGCCAGCGAACGGGCGGAAATGGCGGATGAAAAGGGCATTATCGGGGTGGATTGCGCCTTTTGCTCGCGCCTCTTTCCGCTCGCGCTCGATAGTTTTGTCGCGCACTGA
- the argF gene encoding ornithine carbamoyltransferase, with translation MTKHFLNLTDAGGDAIAAMIADAIDRKAARAGKPKGAVDADAPLAGHTLAMIFEKNSTRTRVSFDMAIRQLGGTSLILEGATSQIGRGETIADTARVLSRMCDAIMIRTDDHAKIEEMAQYATVPVVNGLTDLSHPCQIVADLLTVVEHGLALPGSQWAWLGDGNNVLHSIVEAAGLLKFDVRMGIPDGYDPDPAFADAARAAGSIITLTRDAAEAVANADVVVTDTWISMGQAHADAKLAAMMPYQVTPELMAGAKRQAKFLHCLPAHRGEEVVAEVIDGPQSLIWDEAENRIYAQKSVLLWALGKL, from the coding sequence ATGACCAAGCATTTCTTAAATCTAACCGACGCGGGCGGCGACGCGATCGCCGCGATGATCGCCGACGCCATCGACCGGAAGGCCGCACGGGCGGGCAAGCCCAAGGGCGCGGTGGACGCTGACGCGCCGCTGGCCGGCCACACGCTGGCGATGATCTTCGAAAAGAACAGCACGCGGACCCGCGTCAGTTTCGACATGGCGATCCGCCAGCTGGGCGGCACGTCGCTGATCCTGGAAGGGGCCACCAGCCAGATCGGCCGGGGCGAAACGATCGCCGATACCGCGCGCGTCCTCAGCCGGATGTGCGATGCGATCATGATCCGTACGGACGATCATGCCAAGATCGAGGAAATGGCGCAGTACGCCACAGTTCCGGTCGTCAACGGCCTGACCGACCTGTCGCATCCGTGCCAGATCGTCGCCGACCTGCTGACCGTGGTGGAACATGGGCTGGCGCTGCCGGGCAGCCAATGGGCCTGGCTGGGCGATGGCAACAATGTTCTCCACTCGATCGTGGAGGCGGCGGGGTTGCTCAAGTTCGACGTGCGCATGGGCATTCCCGACGGCTATGATCCCGACCCGGCCTTTGCCGACGCGGCCCGCGCTGCCGGGTCGATCATCACCCTGACCCGCGACGCGGCGGAGGCGGTGGCGAACGCGGACGTGGTCGTCACCGACACCTGGATCTCCATGGGGCAGGCCCATGCGGACGCCAAGCTGGCGGCGATGATGCCCTATCAGGTGACGCCGGAACTGATGGCCGGGGCCAAGCGCCAAGCCAAATTCCTGCACTGCCTGCCCGCCCATCGTGGCGAGGAAGTCGTGGCGGAGGTGATAGACGGCCCGCAATCGCTGATCTGGGACGAGGCGGAAAACCGCATCTATGCCCAGAAATCGGTTCTGCTCTGGGCGCTTGGAAAGCTGTAG
- a CDS encoding aspartate aminotransferase family protein, whose translation MSITPLMPVYPRCDVRPVRGEGCYLIGERGERYLDFASGIAVNLLGHGHPKLVKAIADQAATLMHVSNLYGMPLGEQFAQKLVDNTFADTVFFTNSGAEAVECAIKTARRYHYANGNAHRHKIISFDNAFHGRTLGTISATSQPKMRDGFEPLLPGFTVVPFNDLDAALAQIDDNTAGFLLEPVQGEGGVTPATAAFLTGLRKACDERGLLLILDEVQCGYARTGTFFAHEQYGITPDIMAVAKGIGAGFPLGACLATEEAAKGMVFGTHGTTYGGNPLAMAVGLTVIEEVLAEGFLERVTAMGARLRAALEQLIPNHDDMFEDVRGMGLMLGVKMKDGYDARTFVGHLRDHHGLLAVSAGQNVLRILPPLVIEESHIAECIEKISAGARTFAEAKAA comes from the coding sequence ATGTCGATTACGCCGCTCATGCCCGTTTACCCCCGGTGCGATGTCCGTCCGGTGCGAGGCGAGGGCTGTTATCTGATCGGCGAGCGCGGCGAGCGTTATCTCGACTTTGCCAGCGGCATTGCGGTCAATCTGCTCGGCCATGGCCATCCCAAGCTGGTCAAGGCGATCGCCGATCAGGCCGCGACGCTGATGCATGTGTCGAACCTCTACGGCATGCCACTGGGCGAGCAGTTCGCGCAGAAGCTGGTCGACAATACGTTCGCCGACACCGTCTTCTTCACCAATTCGGGTGCGGAAGCGGTCGAGTGCGCGATCAAGACCGCGCGCCGCTATCATTATGCCAATGGCAATGCCCATCGGCACAAGATCATCAGCTTCGACAACGCCTTCCATGGGCGGACGCTGGGGACGATTTCGGCCACCAGCCAGCCCAAGATGCGCGATGGCTTCGAACCGCTGCTGCCCGGCTTCACCGTGGTGCCGTTCAACGACCTCGACGCCGCGCTGGCGCAGATCGACGACAACACCGCCGGTTTCCTGCTGGAACCGGTGCAGGGTGAGGGGGGTGTCACCCCCGCGACGGCCGCGTTCCTGACCGGTCTGCGCAAGGCGTGCGACGAACGGGGCCTGCTGCTGATCCTGGACGAGGTCCAGTGCGGCTACGCCCGCACCGGCACCTTCTTCGCGCATGAGCAATATGGCATCACGCCCGACATCATGGCAGTGGCCAAGGGCATCGGCGCAGGCTTCCCGCTGGGCGCCTGCCTCGCGACCGAGGAAGCGGCCAAGGGCATGGTCTTCGGTACGCACGGCACCACCTATGGCGGCAACCCGCTCGCCATGGCCGTGGGCCTGACGGTGATCGAGGAAGTGCTGGCCGAGGGCTTCCTGGAGCGCGTAACGGCGATGGGTGCGCGCCTGCGCGCGGCGCTGGAACAGCTGATCCCCAATCATGACGACATGTTCGAGGATGTGCGCGGCATGGGGCTGATGCTGGGCGTCAAGATGAAGGACGGCTATGACGCCCGCACCTTCGTCGGCCATCTGCGCGACCATCATGGCCTGCTGGCCGTGTCGGCCGGGCAGAATGTGCTGCGCATCCTGCCGCCCCTCGTCATCGAGGAAAGCCATATCGCCGAATGCATCGAGAAGATTTCCGCGGGCGCGCGGACCTTCGCCGAGGCCAAGGCGGCCTGA
- a CDS encoding flagellar export chaperone FliS gives MFYNQGYAGASAARRYAAVHSGSRTEGATPHALVKILFDELLQALEAAALAERHGDRVKVSDKQARAMSILFALESSLDFDKGGDIAVGLAQIYREARRLLLVGAKERSAEPVDQAHAIVAEIAEAWTQIGR, from the coding sequence ATGTTCTATAATCAGGGTTATGCAGGCGCCAGCGCGGCACGCCGCTACGCAGCGGTCCATTCGGGCAGCCGTACCGAAGGCGCGACGCCGCACGCATTGGTTAAGATCCTGTTCGACGAACTGCTCCAGGCGCTGGAAGCGGCGGCGCTGGCCGAACGCCATGGCGACCGGGTCAAGGTGTCGGACAAGCAGGCGCGGGCCATGTCGATCCTGTTCGCGCTCGAATCGAGCCTGGATTTCGACAAGGGCGGCGATATTGCGGTCGGTCTGGCGCAAATCTATCGTGAAGCCCGTCGCCTGTTGCTGGTCGGTGCCAAGGAACGGTCGGCAGAGCCGGTCGATCAGGCGCATGCCATCGTCGCGGAGATCGCCGAAGCCTGGACCCAGATCGGGCGTTAA
- the fliD gene encoding flagellar filament capping protein FliD, with protein sequence MTTVGNSVLKALNAGSGIDTQALVTNLVAATREPKQAAITGRQSLNTSRVSALASAMSSLNTFADALTEVLSGAAYTGTASSNDPSIASVTLLSGGSPKGLPAQLTVEQLATARVYSSGATSGATGSTVIGNGSFTITNAAGVATTITLNSTNNTFAGLAAAINAGDTGVTARVVTDTQGTRLVFKGETGAAKDFTISTSANDSGSILGGMNFASTSSAQNAKITLDGVAYEYASNTVDDAIPYLRIDLNKASPGTNVNLSMSQPTAGLSDLLKEFVDAYNTLMKALNTATATGADSSSAGVLNGEAGVRDMKRQLAAITSTQLSATGTYRTLADIGVATNRDGTLKLDTARLASAMEADPEGIANMVNPTASTTSLGLSKLMDSVRDNIEKDDGPLKSAQKRYEALSSDFAKQLEDLDEKMTNYEDHLTKIYSAMETRLSALNATKSYLEQQIKVWNNSNN encoded by the coding sequence ATGACCACCGTAGGCAACAGCGTATTGAAGGCACTCAACGCAGGGTCGGGTATCGACACCCAGGCGTTGGTGACCAACCTGGTGGCCGCGACCCGCGAGCCGAAACAGGCCGCCATCACCGGTCGTCAATCGCTCAACACCTCGCGCGTTTCCGCGTTGGCTTCCGCCATGAGTTCGCTCAACACCTTTGCCGACGCCCTGACCGAAGTGCTCTCCGGCGCGGCCTATACCGGCACGGCATCGTCCAACGATCCCAGCATCGCATCAGTGACGCTGCTGAGCGGCGGCAGCCCCAAGGGCCTGCCGGCCCAGCTCACCGTGGAGCAGCTCGCCACCGCCCGCGTCTATTCGTCCGGTGCCACAAGTGGTGCGACGGGCAGCACGGTGATCGGCAACGGCAGCTTCACCATCACCAATGCGGCGGGCGTAGCGACCACCATCACGCTCAATTCGACCAACAACACATTCGCCGGCCTGGCCGCCGCCATCAATGCCGGCGACACCGGCGTGACGGCGCGGGTCGTCACCGATACGCAGGGCACCCGGCTCGTCTTCAAGGGCGAAACCGGCGCGGCCAAGGATTTCACGATCAGCACCAGCGCCAACGACAGCGGCAGCATCCTGGGCGGCATGAACTTTGCCAGCACGTCGAGCGCGCAGAATGCCAAGATCACGCTGGACGGCGTCGCCTATGAATATGCCAGCAACACGGTGGATGACGCGATCCCCTATCTGCGGATCGACCTGAACAAGGCGTCGCCGGGTACAAACGTCAACCTGTCCATGAGCCAGCCCACAGCCGGTCTGTCCGATCTGCTCAAGGAATTTGTCGACGCCTACAACACGCTGATGAAGGCGCTGAACACCGCGACGGCGACCGGCGCGGACTCGTCCAGCGCGGGCGTGCTGAACGGGGAAGCAGGCGTGCGCGACATGAAGCGTCAGCTGGCCGCGATCACATCGACTCAGCTGTCGGCGACCGGCACATACCGGACGCTGGCCGACATCGGCGTCGCGACCAACCGCGACGGTACGCTGAAGCTGGATACGGCACGCCTGGCGTCGGCGATGGAAGCGGACCCGGAAGGCATCGCCAACATGGTGAACCCGACGGCGTCCACGACCAGCCTCGGCCTGTCCAAGCTGATGGACAGCGTCCGCGACAATATCGAAAAGGACGACGGTCCGCTCAAATCCGCCCAGAAGCGCTACGAGGCGCTGTCCAGCGACTTTGCCAAGCAGCTGGAGGATCTGGACGAGAAGATGACCAATTACGAAGATCATCTGACCAAAATCTACTCGGCGATGGAAACGCGGCTGTCCGCGCTGAACGCGACGAAAAGTTACCTCGAACAGCAGATCAAGGTCTGGAACAACAGCAACAATTAA
- a CDS encoding glycosyltransferase family 87 protein: MADRLRILWVGAGLLLLVFVPAYLFTLTPGQGMPRDGTSLVVGRDFLNIWMYGRAAWEANPERYYELDTYIAALGPIVGAGYPGQLWSYPPVAMLVAAPFGLLPYLPALALWTMCGTVAFAVALRPWTASLTDAKWRITALLLASPAALLGVMSGQFALFAAAIILSVLRWRDSRPWLAGALVGLLLVKPQLGLLFPVLFLSTRNWRAFAAAALSSLTLAAIVALIWGVDIWRIYGETGIANQSLVLSDPDHLAGPFMATLFMNLRVVGVAVPLASGLQMVLALFAATLVWWRFRQRPAATDLSANLLFLACAMSATPYMLSYDTLSFASMAVLALAVGQERIMPLLVFFLPLLQLVAGMVGVPGPGLIPIIVAVHLAARKKKLRRRLKFICARP; encoded by the coding sequence ATGGCCGACCGGCTGCGTATCCTGTGGGTCGGGGCGGGCCTGCTGCTGCTGGTCTTTGTTCCCGCCTATCTGTTCACGCTGACGCCGGGGCAGGGGATGCCGCGCGACGGCACGTCTCTGGTGGTAGGGCGCGACTTCCTCAACATCTGGATGTACGGCCGCGCGGCGTGGGAAGCGAACCCCGAAAGATACTACGAGTTAGACACCTATATCGCGGCGCTGGGGCCGATCGTGGGGGCCGGTTATCCGGGGCAGCTCTGGTCCTATCCGCCGGTCGCGATGCTGGTCGCCGCGCCCTTTGGCCTGCTGCCCTATCTACCCGCGCTGGCGCTGTGGACTATGTGTGGAACTGTCGCTTTCGCTGTTGCGCTGCGCCCCTGGACGGCATCGCTGACCGACGCAAAGTGGCGGATTACGGCGCTTCTGCTGGCCTCGCCCGCCGCGCTGCTGGGCGTCATGTCCGGCCAGTTCGCCCTGTTCGCCGCCGCGATCATCCTGTCCGTGCTGCGCTGGCGCGACAGCCGTCCCTGGCTGGCGGGCGCACTGGTCGGCCTGTTGCTGGTCAAGCCGCAACTGGGCCTGCTCTTTCCCGTCCTGTTCCTGTCCACGCGCAACTGGCGCGCCTTTGCCGCCGCCGCCCTTTCCAGCCTGACGCTGGCGGCGATCGTTGCGCTGATCTGGGGCGTCGATATCTGGCGCATCTATGGGGAAACGGGCATCGCCAACCAGTCGCTGGTGTTGAGCGACCCGGATCATCTGGCAGGCCCGTTCATGGCGACCCTGTTCATGAACCTGCGCGTCGTCGGCGTCGCCGTGCCGCTGGCGAGCGGGTTGCAGATGGTGCTCGCGCTGTTCGCAGCGACGCTCGTCTGGTGGCGTTTCCGCCAGCGCCCCGCAGCGACCGATCTGTCGGCCAACCTACTGTTCCTGGCCTGCGCCATGTCGGCCACACCCTATATGCTGTCCTACGACACGCTGTCCTTCGCCTCGATGGCGGTGCTGGCGCTGGCGGTGGGGCAGGAGAGGATAATGCCGCTTCTCGTCTTCTTTCTGCCGCTGCTGCAGCTGGTTGCAGGCATGGTGGGCGTGCCGGGGCCGGGCCTGATCCCCATCATCGTGGCGGTGCATCTGGCTGCCCGTAAAAAAAAATTGCGGCGTCGCCTAAAGTTTATCTGCGCCCGGCCGTAA
- a CDS encoding EscU/YscU/HrcU family type III secretion system export apparatus switch protein: MADSPGGGEKTEKPTQKKLDDAAKKGDILQSRELGTALVVMAGIAWLAITGPSLIDALSDMLSDALRFRREDIIDFSPAARGAELLGTIAIPAAGVMLATFIAAIAAPALLGSLGFRPGAFAPKASKMNPAAGLKKIFGTQGLVELVKSIAKIGLLGSIGIWFIWDRLTQITALGKMGVAPAMADLGNLFILTCLIMAGGLFLIAGIDVPAQIMQRAKRLGMSKQEIKDEHKESEGSPEVKGQIRRRQFEVLNGSTRQAVAEASVIITNPTHFAVALRYKPGVDAAPVVVARGCDAIAASIRELADQNSVPVLQYPELARAVYFTSRPGQIVNEGLYMAVATVLAFVFRVENKMASEMDRPFITVPDDLRFDADGRKQ; encoded by the coding sequence ATGGCGGACAGTCCCGGCGGCGGCGAAAAGACCGAAAAACCGACCCAGAAGAAGCTGGATGACGCCGCCAAGAAGGGCGACATCCTCCAGTCGCGCGAACTGGGCACGGCGCTGGTGGTGATGGCAGGCATCGCCTGGCTGGCGATCACCGGCCCGTCGCTGATCGACGCGCTCTCCGACATGCTGAGCGATGCGCTGCGCTTCCGGCGGGAGGACATTATCGACTTCTCGCCTGCTGCGCGCGGGGCCGAACTGCTGGGCACGATCGCCATACCCGCTGCGGGCGTGATGCTGGCGACCTTCATCGCCGCGATTGCCGCCCCGGCGTTGCTGGGCTCGCTCGGCTTTCGCCCCGGCGCCTTCGCGCCCAAGGCGTCGAAGATGAACCCCGCCGCCGGTCTCAAGAAGATTTTCGGGACGCAGGGCCTGGTCGAACTGGTGAAATCCATCGCCAAGATCGGCCTGCTCGGCAGCATCGGCATCTGGTTCATCTGGGATCGGCTGACGCAGATCACGGCGCTGGGGAAGATGGGCGTCGCGCCCGCCATGGCGGACCTGGGCAACCTCTTCATCCTGACCTGCCTCATCATGGCGGGCGGCCTGTTCCTGATCGCGGGCATCGACGTGCCCGCACAGATCATGCAGCGCGCCAAACGGCTGGGCATGAGCAAGCAGGAGATCAAGGACGAGCATAAGGAAAGCGAAGGATCGCCCGAGGTGAAGGGCCAGATCCGCCGCCGCCAGTTCGAGGTGCTGAACGGCTCGACGCGGCAGGCGGTGGCCGAAGCCAGCGTCATCATCACCAACCCCACCCATTTCGCGGTCGCGCTGCGCTACAAGCCCGGCGTGGACGCCGCACCGGTCGTGGTCGCGCGCGGGTGCGATGCGATCGCCGCGTCGATCCGCGAACTGGCGGACCAGAATAGCGTGCCCGTCCTCCAATATCCCGAATTGGCGCGCGCCGTCTATTTCACGTCCCGCCCCGGCCAGATCGTCAACGAAGGGCTATATATGGCGGTGGCGACGGTCCTCGCCTTCGTATTCCGGGTGGAAAACAAGATGGCGAGCGAAATGGATCGCCCCTTCATCACCGTGCCCGACGACCTGCGCTTCGACGCCGACGGGCGGAAGCAATAG
- the fliR gene encoding flagellar biosynthetic protein FliR gives MIAPGFAGVENQLWIWLIAMIRPGAAFIAAPVFGAPAVPLQLRLILSLALGLAALNSVTITLPQDGVASFEGVMMVAGEVMAGLALGFAVQIGYAAAFVAGETIGTAMGLNFAAMVDPSSGQSTQVVGTFLSILATFLLLGMDGHLLLASFVVQSYQAIPPGAGILSNDTIWRLISFGGSLLGAGVTVALPVAFALVLVQIVMGMLARAAPSLNLFAVGIPVAMMAGLVLLAIAAPIMAEGMTASLKAGLEQAQMIAEGR, from the coding sequence ATGATCGCGCCGGGCTTCGCCGGGGTCGAAAACCAGCTTTGGATCTGGCTGATCGCCATGATCCGGCCGGGCGCGGCCTTCATCGCCGCACCGGTCTTCGGCGCGCCCGCCGTGCCGCTGCAACTGCGCCTGATCCTCAGCCTGGCGCTGGGCCTCGCCGCGCTCAACAGCGTGACCATCACCCTGCCGCAGGACGGCGTCGCCAGTTTCGAAGGCGTGATGATGGTCGCGGGCGAAGTCATGGCGGGCCTGGCGCTCGGCTTCGCAGTCCAGATCGGCTACGCCGCCGCCTTCGTCGCGGGGGAGACGATCGGCACCGCGATGGGCCTCAACTTCGCGGCGATGGTCGATCCCTCGTCGGGCCAGTCGACCCAGGTGGTGGGCACCTTCCTGTCCATCCTCGCCACCTTCCTGTTGCTGGGCATGGACGGCCATCTGCTGCTCGCCAGCTTCGTCGTGCAAAGTTACCAGGCGATCCCGCCGGGCGCGGGCATCCTGTCCAACGATACGATCTGGCGGCTGATATCGTTCGGCGGATCGCTGCTGGGGGCGGGCGTCACCGTTGCGCTGCCGGTCGCTTTCGCGTTGGTGCTGGTGCAGATCGTCATGGGCATGCTGGCGCGCGCCGCGCCCTCGCTCAACCTGTTTGCGGTCGGCATCCCCGTCGCGATGATGGCGGGTCTCGTCCTGCTCGCGATCGCCGCGCCGATCATGGCCGAGGGCATGACGGCCTCGCTCAAGGCGGGCCTGGAGCAGGCCCAGATGATCGCGGAAGGACGCTGA
- the fliQ gene encoding flagellar biosynthesis protein FliQ → MENADFFLGLAQQALWITALAAAPVLIPALIAGLIIGMVQAATSINEQTLSFIPKIIVVGGMLALFGGSIMVLIADFTREIFERIPDLLQ, encoded by the coding sequence ATGGAAAATGCCGATTTCTTCCTAGGATTGGCGCAGCAGGCGCTGTGGATCACGGCGCTTGCCGCCGCGCCCGTGCTGATCCCGGCGCTGATCGCGGGCCTCATCATCGGCATGGTGCAGGCGGCGACCTCGATCAACGAACAGACGTTGAGCTTCATTCCCAAGATCATCGTCGTAGGCGGCATGCTGGCGCTGTTCGGCGGATCGATCATGGTGCTGATCGCCGACTTCACCCGCGAAATCTTCGAACGCATCCCGGACCTGCTCCAGTGA
- the fliP gene encoding flagellar type III secretion system pore protein FliP (The bacterial flagellar biogenesis protein FliP forms a type III secretion system (T3SS)-type pore required for flagellar assembly.) — protein MTILAFAALILFTVPAFAQAAPAAAPPVDNGGALSRAMGQISGDGRSLSLSLQILVLMSLLTVLPSLVLMMTSFTRIIIVLSLLRQALGLQQTPPNQVLVGLTLFLSLFVMRPAIDAINAQAFDPYGKGQISIEEAVGRSGKVLHGFMAKQTRESDLKLFQNLAKAPAFRTPDDIPFTILLPAFVTSELKTAFQIGFMIFLPFLIIDLVVASTLMALGMMMLSPTIISMPFKLLLFVLVDGWALTMGSLAGSFAT, from the coding sequence ATGACGATTTTAGCGTTCGCAGCCCTCATCCTCTTCACCGTCCCCGCCTTCGCGCAGGCCGCGCCCGCCGCCGCCCCGCCGGTCGACAATGGCGGCGCGCTGAGCCGTGCCATGGGGCAGATTTCGGGCGACGGCCGATCGCTCTCGCTCAGCCTGCAAATCCTCGTCCTGATGAGCCTGCTGACGGTGCTGCCGTCGCTCGTGCTCATGATGACCAGCTTCACCCGCATCATCATAGTCCTGTCGCTGCTGCGTCAGGCGCTGGGCCTGCAACAGACCCCGCCTAACCAGGTGCTGGTCGGCCTCACCCTCTTCCTCTCCCTGTTCGTGATGCGCCCCGCGATCGACGCGATCAACGCCCAGGCCTTCGACCCTTATGGCAAGGGTCAGATCAGCATCGAGGAAGCGGTTGGCCGGTCTGGCAAGGTGCTGCACGGCTTCATGGCCAAGCAGACCCGCGAAAGCGACCTCAAGCTGTTCCAGAACCTCGCCAAGGCGCCGGCTTTCCGCACGCCCGACGACATCCCTTTCACGATCCTGCTGCCCGCCTTCGTCACCAGCGAATTGAAGACGGCGTTCCAGATCGGCTTCATGATCTTCCTGCCCTTCCTCATCATCGATCTGGTCGTCGCGTCCACGCTGATGGCGCTCGGCATGATGATGCTGTCGCCCACCATCATATCCATGCCGTTCAAACTGCTGCTGTTCGTGCTAGTGGACGGCTGGGCGCTGACCATGGGGTCGCTGGCGGGGTCTTTCGCGACATGA
- a CDS encoding FliO/MopB family protein: protein MFWYFVKLLIMLPLVGGMAFGALWLWRKYQPGMLAGQGDRSLKLLEALPMGAFGKLAVVEFEGKKILLSVTRSKIEKIAEGDHVRLR from the coding sequence ATGTTCTGGTATTTCGTCAAACTGCTGATCATGCTCCCGCTGGTGGGCGGCATGGCCTTTGGCGCGCTGTGGCTGTGGCGCAAATATCAGCCCGGCATGCTGGCGGGGCAGGGGGACCGCTCCTTAAAGCTGCTCGAAGCGCTGCCGATGGGCGCCTTCGGCAAGCTCGCCGTGGTCGAGTTCGAAGGCAAAAAGATATTGCTGTCTGTCACCCGCAGCAAGATCGAGAAGATCGCGGAAGGCGATCATGTCCGCCTGCGCTGA